A window of Babylonia areolata isolate BAREFJ2019XMU chromosome 2, ASM4173473v1, whole genome shotgun sequence contains these coding sequences:
- the LOC143300961 gene encoding ELL-associated factor 1-like isoform X2: protein MALPVDNRIHELRLGKSFESNSGVAFHSFRYDFKPASVDTSQDAKMEVGEGHQVTVTVPHVQGAGTSHTVFKGNKRPTLGKECVLIIDHETGTYTLEKLDQNVLLKKTRTEGSSKANRPTTPVDAKKTSPSKTKASKNSPPSVNNSPSITPLPSDTDKGADDIALIGDLSSDSSDSEDDMVEVPEYFQNGSQQAPSTSTVRNILKDDLELSESGSDSD from the exons ATGGCCTTACCTGTAGATAACCGAATTCACGAACTTCGACTTGGAAAAAGTTTTGAATCAAATTCTGGCGTTGCCTTTCATTCTTTCCGCT ACGACTTTAAGCCAGCATCAGTAGACACTTCCCAGGACGCCAAAATGGAAGTTGGGGAAGGCCATCAGGTCACAGTGACTGTGCCACATGTACAG GGAGCGGGCACATCACACACCGTCTTTAAGGGGAACAAGAGACCTACTCTTGGGAAAGAATGTGTTTTGATCATTGACCATGAAACAGGAACCTACACTCTGGAAAAACTGGATCAGAACGTACTGTTGAAGAAAACCAG AACGGAGGGAAGCAGCAAAGCCAATCGGCCAACTACCCCAGTTGATGCCAAGAAGACGTCTCCTTCCAAGACTAAAGCCTCAAAGAACAGCCCTCCATCAGTAAATAATTCACCGTCCATCACCCCTCTGCCCAGTGACACCGACAAAG GGGCAGACGACATTGCACTTATTGGAGACCTGAGCTCCGACAGCTCCGATTCCGAAGATGACATGGTGGAAGTGCCAGAAT aTTTTCAAAATGGTTCCCAGCAAGCCCCATCTACCTCAACTGTTCGAAACATTTTAA aggaTGACTTGGAATTGAGTGAATCCGGCAGTGACAGTGATTGA
- the LOC143300973 gene encoding uncharacterized protein LOC143300973 isoform X1: MPPPDRWEDYQALGSLIPETKFIAFKVPLKQEICRNLPENESFSPEQLIKKIEESGKRLGLLIDLTFTRKYYNGQYFVKRDIQYEKIFTKGHEVPSDDVVQRFYEAVDDFYIKNTDEDVVIGVHCTHGVNRTGYMVCRYMIERLKMDPERAITLFGEARGHPIERENYLKDLKMRPLSSSSTSPSQTSEIQGNQSSNSAQHANWRQQPHKRDVSSLNRFQTWQGHCSNRRSGGRDHPYNKHSSQMGRHEGAPAKHWSGRAPRSGHHRDAYSSPLEQFDDPRQNRWANAARSGWGSSQGGGYVGAQGYPRGGGRQDGKSQYFHNHQKYSWRRSDDPQSSAGSAGNQGYRDRRQDFQERSHQNEFWGSSRADQDLNWRQRRMEERNPGRGGSFSGHHWHSGNVPQDWHSGDGGWPAGGQNGGGGWGSGNHGGPVHWNNWNS, from the exons ATGCCTCCACCAgatag ATGGGAAGATTACCAGGCTCTAGGCTCACTGATTCCAGAAACAAAGTTTATCGCCTTCAAGGTTCCTCTAAAACAG GAAATCTGCAGAAACCTTCCAGAGAATGAAAG TTTCTCACCTGAGCAGCTAATCAAGAAGATAGAGGAGTCTGGTAAACGCCTTGGGTTACTCATAGACTTAACCTTCACCCGCAAGTACTACAATGGACAG tatttcgtTAAGCGGGATATTCAGTATGAAAAGATCTTCACAAAAGGGCATGAAGTACCAAGTGATGATGTTGTTCAAAG GTTTTATGAAGCAGTGGATGACTTCTACATCAAGAATACTGATGAAG atgTTGTCATTGGAGTTCACTGCACACATGGGGTTAATAGAACAGGTTACATGGTCTGCAG ATACATGATCGAACGCCTAAAGATGGATCCAGAAAGAGCTATAACAT tGTTTGGAGAGGCGAGAGGTCATCCCATAGAACGTGAAAACTATCTCAAAGACCTGAAGATGCGGCCATTGTCAAG CAGCAGCACATCACCTTCCCAGACCAGCGAGATCCAAGGGAACCAGTCCTCCAACAGTGCCCAGCATGCTAACTGGAGACAGCAACCTCACAAAAGAGATGTCTCTTCGCTGAACAGATTTCAGACCTGGCAAGGTCACTGTTCAAACAGAAGGAGTGGTGGAAGAGATCACCCTTACAACAAACACTCCTCCCAAATGGGCAGACACGAAGGAGCACCAGCAAAGCACTGGAGCGGTAGAGCACCCAGAAGTGGCCACCACCGTGATGCATATTCATCACCTCTGGAACAGTTTGATGATCCCAGGCAGAACCGATGGGCAAATGCTGCTAGAAGCGGGTGGGGCTCGTCACAAGGGGGTGGCTATGTGGGGGCACAGGGATATCCAAGAGGCGGAGGCAGGCAGGATGGGAAATCGCAGTATTTTCACAACCACCAGAAGTATTCCTGGAGAAGGTCGGATGATCCCCAATCATCTGCAGGCAGTGCTGGGAATCAGGGCTACAGGGATCGAAGGCAAGACTTCCAGGAGAGAAGCCACCAAAATGAATTCTGGGGAAGCAGCCGAGCTGACCAAGACCTAAACTGGCGTCAGAGACGCATGGAAGAGAGAAACCCTGGAAGGGGAGGCAGCTTCAGTGGACACCACTGGCACTCTGGGAACGTGCCACAGGACTGGCATTCAGGGGATGGTGGGTGGCCAGCAGGTGGGCAGAATGGAGGAGGTGGTTGGGGGAGTGGGAACCATGGGGGACCAGTTCACTGGAACAACTGGAACAGCTGA
- the LOC143300973 gene encoding uncharacterized protein LOC143300973 isoform X2: protein MPPPDRWEDYQALGSLIPETKFIAFKVPLKQEICRNLPENESFSPEQLIKKIEESGKRLGLLIDLTFTRKYYNGQYFVKRDIQYEKIFTKGHEVPSDDVVQRFYEAVDDFYIKNTDEDVVIGVHCTHGVNRTGYMVCRYMIERLKMDPERAITLFGEARGHPIERENYLKDLKMRPLSSSTSPSQTSEIQGNQSSNSAQHANWRQQPHKRDVSSLNRFQTWQGHCSNRRSGGRDHPYNKHSSQMGRHEGAPAKHWSGRAPRSGHHRDAYSSPLEQFDDPRQNRWANAARSGWGSSQGGGYVGAQGYPRGGGRQDGKSQYFHNHQKYSWRRSDDPQSSAGSAGNQGYRDRRQDFQERSHQNEFWGSSRADQDLNWRQRRMEERNPGRGGSFSGHHWHSGNVPQDWHSGDGGWPAGGQNGGGGWGSGNHGGPVHWNNWNS, encoded by the exons ATGCCTCCACCAgatag ATGGGAAGATTACCAGGCTCTAGGCTCACTGATTCCAGAAACAAAGTTTATCGCCTTCAAGGTTCCTCTAAAACAG GAAATCTGCAGAAACCTTCCAGAGAATGAAAG TTTCTCACCTGAGCAGCTAATCAAGAAGATAGAGGAGTCTGGTAAACGCCTTGGGTTACTCATAGACTTAACCTTCACCCGCAAGTACTACAATGGACAG tatttcgtTAAGCGGGATATTCAGTATGAAAAGATCTTCACAAAAGGGCATGAAGTACCAAGTGATGATGTTGTTCAAAG GTTTTATGAAGCAGTGGATGACTTCTACATCAAGAATACTGATGAAG atgTTGTCATTGGAGTTCACTGCACACATGGGGTTAATAGAACAGGTTACATGGTCTGCAG ATACATGATCGAACGCCTAAAGATGGATCCAGAAAGAGCTATAACAT tGTTTGGAGAGGCGAGAGGTCATCCCATAGAACGTGAAAACTATCTCAAAGACCTGAAGATGCGGCCATTGTCAAG CAGCACATCACCTTCCCAGACCAGCGAGATCCAAGGGAACCAGTCCTCCAACAGTGCCCAGCATGCTAACTGGAGACAGCAACCTCACAAAAGAGATGTCTCTTCGCTGAACAGATTTCAGACCTGGCAAGGTCACTGTTCAAACAGAAGGAGTGGTGGAAGAGATCACCCTTACAACAAACACTCCTCCCAAATGGGCAGACACGAAGGAGCACCAGCAAAGCACTGGAGCGGTAGAGCACCCAGAAGTGGCCACCACCGTGATGCATATTCATCACCTCTGGAACAGTTTGATGATCCCAGGCAGAACCGATGGGCAAATGCTGCTAGAAGCGGGTGGGGCTCGTCACAAGGGGGTGGCTATGTGGGGGCACAGGGATATCCAAGAGGCGGAGGCAGGCAGGATGGGAAATCGCAGTATTTTCACAACCACCAGAAGTATTCCTGGAGAAGGTCGGATGATCCCCAATCATCTGCAGGCAGTGCTGGGAATCAGGGCTACAGGGATCGAAGGCAAGACTTCCAGGAGAGAAGCCACCAAAATGAATTCTGGGGAAGCAGCCGAGCTGACCAAGACCTAAACTGGCGTCAGAGACGCATGGAAGAGAGAAACCCTGGAAGGGGAGGCAGCTTCAGTGGACACCACTGGCACTCTGGGAACGTGCCACAGGACTGGCATTCAGGGGATGGTGGGTGGCCAGCAGGTGGGCAGAATGGAGGAGGTGGTTGGGGGAGTGGGAACCATGGGGGACCAGTTCACTGGAACAACTGGAACAGCTGA
- the LOC143300961 gene encoding ELL-associated factor 1-like isoform X1, protein MALPVDNRIHELRLGKSFESNSGVAFHSFRYDFKPASVDTSQDAKMEVGEGHQVTVTVPHVQGAGTSHTVFKGNKRPTLGKECVLIIDHETGTYTLEKLDQNVLLKKTRTEGSSKANRPTTPVDAKKTSPSKTKASKNSPPSVNNSPSITPLPSDTDKGRADDIALIGDLSSDSSDSEDDMVEVPEYFQNGSQQAPSTSTVRNILKDDLELSESGSDSD, encoded by the exons ATGGCCTTACCTGTAGATAACCGAATTCACGAACTTCGACTTGGAAAAAGTTTTGAATCAAATTCTGGCGTTGCCTTTCATTCTTTCCGCT ACGACTTTAAGCCAGCATCAGTAGACACTTCCCAGGACGCCAAAATGGAAGTTGGGGAAGGCCATCAGGTCACAGTGACTGTGCCACATGTACAG GGAGCGGGCACATCACACACCGTCTTTAAGGGGAACAAGAGACCTACTCTTGGGAAAGAATGTGTTTTGATCATTGACCATGAAACAGGAACCTACACTCTGGAAAAACTGGATCAGAACGTACTGTTGAAGAAAACCAG AACGGAGGGAAGCAGCAAAGCCAATCGGCCAACTACCCCAGTTGATGCCAAGAAGACGTCTCCTTCCAAGACTAAAGCCTCAAAGAACAGCCCTCCATCAGTAAATAATTCACCGTCCATCACCCCTCTGCCCAGTGACACCGACAAAGGTA GGGCAGACGACATTGCACTTATTGGAGACCTGAGCTCCGACAGCTCCGATTCCGAAGATGACATGGTGGAAGTGCCAGAAT aTTTTCAAAATGGTTCCCAGCAAGCCCCATCTACCTCAACTGTTCGAAACATTTTAA aggaTGACTTGGAATTGAGTGAATCCGGCAGTGACAGTGATTGA